One part of the Gossypium raimondii isolate GPD5lz chromosome 1, ASM2569854v1, whole genome shotgun sequence genome encodes these proteins:
- the LOC105786412 gene encoding flavonol sulfotransferase-like encodes MASFKEIISTLPRRKGWTDSNNDLFLYRGFWCYSFFIEGVMSAQQNFQSQPSDIVICSAPKTGTTWLKSLTFAIVTRTTFDDSTSPLLANLSHDCVPFLEVDLAHSSTNRDPKNPLLATHVPYSSLPRSIIDSSCKIVYICRNPKDSFVSFYHFIARLSASKDMKPVALEEAFELYCQGVSNYGPYWDHVLGFWKASLDRPDKILFLKYEEMIEDTVLYVKKLADFIGYPFSSEEIKKGSVDKIVSMCSFEKLSNLEVNKSGKHREGTPGVIENKIYFRKGKVGDWENYLTPEMAAQLDSITLQKLNGSGLTL; translated from the coding sequence ATGGCCTCCTTCAAAGAGATCATCTCAACACTCCCAAGAAGAAAAGGCTGGACTGACTCAAATAACGACCTTTTTTTGTATCGAGGCTTCTGGTGTTACTCGTTTTTCATTGAAGGAGTGATGTCggctcaacaaaattttcaatctcaACCTTCCGATATCGTCATATGCAGTGCACCGAAAACTGGAACAACATGGTTAAAGTCCCTCACTTTCGCCATTGTCACAAGAACCACCTTCGATGATTCCACTAGCCCTTTACTTGCCAATCTATCACATGATTGTGTACCCTTTTTAGAGGTTGATTTAGCCCATTCTTCTACCAATCGAGACCCTAAAAATCCTTTGTTAGCCACACATGTCCCTTACTCTTCTTTACCAAGATCAATAATTGATTCCAGTTGTAAAATTGTCTACATTTGTAGGAACCCTAAGGATTCATTCGTTTCGTTTTATCACTTCATTGCTAGGCTCTCGGCATCCAAAGACATGAAGCCCGTTGCTTTAGAAGAGGCCTTTGAGCTTTATTGCCAAGGTGTAAGCAATTATGGACCTTATTGGGACCATGTTCTAGGGTTCTGGAAAGCAAGTTTGGACCGACCTGATAAGATTCTTTTCTTGAAATACGAAGAAATGATAGAAGATACTGTTTTATACGTTAAGAAATTAGCTGATTTCATCGGTTATCCTTTCTCTTCTGAAGAAATCAAAAAAGGGTCAGTCGACAAGATCGTAAGCATGTgtagttttgagaaattaagcAATTTGGAAGTGAATAAAAGTGGCAAACATCGTGAAGGAACTCCAGGGGTGATTGAAAACAAGATCTATTTCCGAAAAGGTAAGGTTGGGGATTGGGAGAATTATTTGACACCTGAAATGGCTGCTCAGTTGGACTCGATAACGTTACAGAAGCTAAATGGTTCAGGCTTAACTCTGTGA